GCGCCAAAACGATAAGTGCCAGGGCCATGCCACGCTGATAGTCAAGGACTCGGAGTGATTCCGAAATGGCCAGGCCGATGCCGCCCACGCCCACGTAGCCCAACAGGACCGAGGTGCGCAGGTTGATATCAAAGCGGTGGAGCGCAGTGGCGATCATCTGTGGGAGGAGGACCTGCGGAATCGAGGCCCACACCTGCTGGCGACGCGTGCCACCAGCTGATTCGATGGATTCGCGCGGGCCGTCGTCAAGCTCTTCGATTGCGTCCGCGTAGAGCTTCGCAATCATTCCGACGGAGTGAATGCCCATCGCCAAGATGCCCGCGGTTGCGCCGAGACCGAACATGCGCAGGAACACAATCGCCAGGACGAGGTCTGGAATGGCGCGAGCCAGCACGGTCAGCGCACGCCCGGTGAGCTGCGCCGTTTTGCTTGACGACGTCGGGCGCGCCGACATCAGAGCCACAGGGATCGACAGAACTACCGCCAACAGGGTCGAAAGGAAAACGATGGCCAGGGTCTCAAGGATAAGGCCGATGGTCTCACCTACGGGTGGGAAGTCTAGCGGGAACATACGCCCCACGAAGTTCACGGCGTTGTCAAAGGAATTGGCAATCGTCGCAAAGTTGATGCCAAGCTCGGAGATCGACCAAGCACCGCCGACGACAAGAGCAATTCCGACGATCAGCGCCGCGATGTTGTTCGCGCTCGTTTTTGGACGCGCCGGGGCCTGGATGTCACGAGGTTCAAGTGTCGTGGTCATTTATGAATGCACGTCCTCATCTTCGTTGAGTGGCATTCCCGAGACCGACGAGTAGATTTCCGAAGCCTCTGCGGCGGAAAGCCCCGCGGTTTCTCGGTCGAGGACAATCTGTCCGCTGCGCAGGCCAATGATGCGATCCGCGAAATCGATCGCTAGCTGCACCTGGTGCAAGGACGAGATGACGGTGAGGTTGTCTTCCTCGGAGATCTGCTTCAGCAGGTTCATCACGTCGTTGGACGACACTGGGTCGAGAGAGGCGACCGGCTCGTCGGCAAGCAAAACTTTGGGGTGCTGCATCAAAGCGCGAGCGATTGCGACGCGCTGCTGCTGACCACCCGACAGGGTGTCCGCGCGCTGGTACGCGCGATCAGCAAGACCCACGCGGTCAAGCTTTTCCAGAGCTTCGCGACGAACCTCTTTCGGGTACATCATCAGAGAAAGACGCGGCCCCTTGAGGCTGCCAAGGCGGCCGGTGCAGACGTTTTCCAACACCGACATGGGCCCGATCAGGTTGAAGGACTGGAAGATGACACCCACATCGCGGCGCAGCTCTCGCATCTCCTTGTTGTTCAGTTCTGGAACGTTCTTACCAAGCACGCGGATCTCGCCGGTGGTCGGCATGTGGAGGCCGTTGATGTGGCGGAGAAGGGTGGATTTGCCTGAGCCGGAAAGACCCAGGAGAACGGTGATTGCTCCCGTTTTGAATCCGACGGTGATGTCGTCAAGGCCGAGGACTCCCCCGCCAAAGTCCTTGGTTACATGGTCGAGTTGTACAGCGTAAATCTCATCGACTTCGGCCTGAAATTCTGCAGAAGCATTCATCGTTGCTCAAATCCTCTCTTAGCCGACGTTCTGACAAGCGTCAGCTTCGGTGACCTTGCAGATGTCTCGGATCGCGTCAAAGTCCGCGTCGGTGACCTCCACGTAGCCGTACTCGATTTCTTCTGGCAGGACGCAGTCTTCCTCAGACTCGCAGATGCCGGCTTCAACCATTGCTGGCTTGTTGGCCTTTTCACGCAAGATGGTCATTATCTCGTTAGCCGTTTCTTCGCCCAGGGAGTCGAAGTTGATAGACAGCGGATCCTCGGTGATCGGGTCGGACTCCCAGACGGACTTCAGCGCGCCTGGTTCAATTTGGCCGGACCCTTCGAGGGTGGTCAGCATCGTGTCGTGCGCGAATGCTACGTCGCAGGTGCCCGAATCAAGCGTTAGCAGCGACGCGTCATGCCCACCAGCGAGAACCTGCTCGAGGTCAGCGTCCATATCCAGGCCGGCGTCCATGATGCCCTTCATTGGCACGAGGTAACCGGAGGTAGAGGCCTGATCGACAAAGCACACCTTCTTGCCCTTCAGATCTTCAAGGCCCTTGATGTCTTCATTGTCGGCCTTGACTTAGGCCAAGGAGGTGTAGGCAGGTGCTTCGTCCTTGTCGTTGGTTGGGGAAGCTGCGGCTTCCATGTTGATGCCGGAATCCTTTGCGATCACGTAGGAGAACGGGCCGAAGGAAGCAACATCGATCTGGCCGGCGCGCATGCCCTCGATCACTGCTGCGTAATCGGAAGCATTCTGGAACTCAACAGTTTTGCCGGTCTCTTTTTCCAGCAGCTTGGTCAAGTTTTCGAATGAGGACTCAAGGCTCGCGGAGGATTCCGATGGAACGGCGGCGAAGGTGATGGTGTCGCCGCCGGACGAATCGGAGCCACAGGCAACAAGGCCCAAGGCAGTCACGGTGGTGATGCCGGCGATTGCGCCAGCGCGGAAGAGGTTCAGGGACATGATGTCAGGCCTTTCACGGATGGTGGGATTGTCAGGTTCAAGGCTGATTCTGCACCATGTAATCCCACTTGTCTAGGCGAGTTGAATCTGTTCATATACAAGTAACCTTGTGTTCTCCTGATGTCTTTTTCAACGCACGCTTGTCGACGACCGCTCCAGTCAGAACCCCTCAACACTGCCACCGCGCAATGCCAGATCCGCAACACCAAACGACAAC
The Corynebacterium breve genome window above contains:
- the phnC gene encoding phosphonate ABC transporter ATP-binding protein, with amino-acid sequence MNASAEFQAEVDEIYAVQLDHVTKDFGGGVLGLDDITVGFKTGAITVLLGLSGSGKSTLLRHINGLHMPTTGEIRVLGKNVPELNNKEMRELRRDVGVIFQSFNLIGPMSVLENVCTGRLGSLKGPRLSLMMYPKEVRREALEKLDRVGLADRAYQRADTLSGGQQQRVAIARALMQHPKVLLADEPVASLDPVSSNDVMNLLKQISEEDNLTVISSLHQVQLAIDFADRIIGLRSGQIVLDRETAGLSAAEASEIYSSVSGMPLNEDEDVHS